The proteins below are encoded in one region of Corynebacterium sphenisci DSM 44792:
- the aspA gene encoding aspartate ammonia-lyase: protein MSTIADTPDPAPDPAADGAAHRVETDLLGSREVPAEAWYGIHTLRATENYRISGTTVNDIPEFIRGMVMVKKAAAIANRRVHTLPHDVADAIIAACDEVLEKGRCLDQFPIDVFQGGAGTSLNMNTNEVIANLALEQLGRDKGDYDAVNPNDDVNQCQSTNDAYPTGFRLAVHMAMQPLLAELSELATALHAKGDEFNDVITMGRTQLQDAVPMTLGQTFHAFAANLAEEQEVLRQAGEGLLEVNMGATAIGTGVNAPAGYREAVVQALREVTGLQIVSAKDLIEATSDTGGYVNVHSAIKRTAMKLSKMCNDLRLLSSGPRAGLNEVNLPQRAAGSSIMPAKVNPVIPEVVNQACFKIFGNDVTLSWAAEAGQLQLNVMEPVIAQCLFESMSLMRHGARTLRELCIVDITANPERCRGYVDDSIGIVTYLNPVIGHHQGDLIGAEAAATGRGVRELVLEKGLLSAEELDRILSVDNLMHPEYRGRRYVEGENRFTD, encoded by the coding sequence TGAGCACCATCGCCGACACCCCCGATCCCGCCCCCGACCCGGCCGCCGACGGCGCCGCCCACCGCGTGGAGACCGACCTGCTCGGCTCCCGGGAGGTCCCCGCCGAGGCCTGGTACGGCATCCACACCCTGCGCGCCACGGAGAACTACCGGATCTCCGGCACCACCGTCAACGACATCCCCGAGTTCATCCGGGGCATGGTGATGGTGAAGAAGGCCGCCGCGATCGCCAACCGGCGGGTGCACACCCTGCCCCATGACGTCGCCGACGCGATCATCGCCGCCTGCGACGAGGTGCTCGAGAAGGGCCGCTGCCTGGACCAGTTCCCGATCGACGTCTTCCAGGGCGGGGCCGGCACCAGCCTCAACATGAACACCAACGAGGTGATCGCCAACCTGGCCCTGGAGCAGCTGGGCCGGGACAAGGGCGACTATGACGCGGTCAACCCCAATGACGACGTCAACCAGTGCCAGTCCACCAACGACGCCTACCCCACGGGCTTCCGGCTGGCGGTGCACATGGCCATGCAGCCGCTGCTGGCGGAGCTCTCCGAGCTGGCCACCGCGCTGCACGCCAAGGGCGACGAGTTCAACGACGTGATCACCATGGGCCGCACCCAGCTGCAGGACGCGGTGCCGATGACCCTGGGGCAGACCTTCCACGCCTTCGCCGCGAACCTCGCCGAGGAGCAGGAGGTGCTGCGCCAGGCCGGGGAGGGCCTGCTGGAGGTCAACATGGGCGCCACCGCGATCGGCACCGGGGTGAACGCCCCGGCCGGCTACCGGGAGGCGGTGGTGCAGGCGCTGCGCGAGGTCACCGGCCTGCAGATCGTCTCCGCCAAGGACCTCATCGAGGCCACCAGCGACACCGGCGGCTACGTCAACGTGCATTCGGCGATCAAGCGCACCGCGATGAAACTGTCCAAGATGTGCAATGACCTGCGGCTGCTCTCCTCCGGGCCGCGGGCCGGGCTCAACGAGGTGAACCTGCCGCAGCGGGCGGCGGGCTCGTCGATCATGCCCGCCAAGGTCAACCCGGTGATCCCGGAGGTGGTCAACCAGGCCTGCTTCAAGATCTTCGGCAACGACGTCACCCTGTCCTGGGCCGCCGAGGCCGGGCAGCTGCAGCTCAACGTGATGGAGCCGGTGATCGCGCAGTGCCTCTTCGAGTCGATGTCCCTGATGCGCCATGGCGCGCGCACCCTGCGCGAGCTGTGCATCGTGGACATCACCGCCAACCCGGAGCGCTGCCGCGGCTACGTCGACGACTCGATCGGCATCGTCACCTACCTCAACCCGGTGATCGGCCACCACCAGGGCGACCTGATCGGCGCCGAGGCGGCGGCCACCGGCCGGGGGGTGCGCGAACTGGTCCTGGAGAAGGGCCTGCTCAGCGCCGAGGAGCTGGATCGGATCCTCAGCGTGGACAACCTCATGCACCCCGAGTACCGGGGCCGGCGCTACGTCGAGGGCGAGAACCGCTTCACCGACTGA
- a CDS encoding anaerobic C4-dicarboxylate transporter: MLIAAQIAVVVAALVIGARLGSVGIGFAGGAGVVALAALGVPVAAADIPFDVIGIIMAVIAAISAMQRAGGMDHLVHLAERLLRRNPRRVTRLAPLVTYFMTLFAGTGHTAFATLPVIVEVAKEGGVRPSRPLSVAVVASQMAITASPISAAVVFVAALLEPHGVGYLQLLAVVIPATLAAVIATSFLAEHLGPELEDDPEYRRRRAAGLVAAPRAAEDYVPAPGARASVGIFLAAIAVVMVYATAISEQVGLIADPALPRNEAIMAIMLAAALAITLIARIPAGEIPGTQVFRSGMSACVCVMGVAWLGTTLVNAHLEAITAGAGDLLRARPWLLAVVLFLAAALLYSQAATAKAMLPAALAIGVSPATAVASFAATSALFVLPTYPTLLAAVEMDDTGSTRLGHYVVDHPFIIPGTVAIALAVAAGFVLGGLIL, from the coding sequence ATGCTCATCGCCGCGCAAATCGCCGTCGTGGTGGCGGCGCTGGTCATCGGGGCCCGGCTGGGCTCCGTCGGAATCGGGTTCGCCGGCGGCGCCGGCGTGGTCGCCCTGGCGGCCCTGGGGGTGCCGGTGGCCGCCGCCGACATCCCCTTCGACGTCATCGGCATCATCATGGCGGTGATCGCGGCCATCTCCGCGATGCAGCGCGCCGGGGGCATGGACCACCTGGTGCACCTGGCGGAGCGGCTGCTGCGCCGCAACCCCCGCCGGGTGACCCGGCTCGCCCCGCTGGTCACCTACTTCATGACCCTCTTCGCCGGCACCGGGCACACCGCCTTCGCCACCCTGCCGGTCATCGTGGAGGTCGCCAAGGAGGGCGGGGTGCGCCCCTCCCGGCCGCTGAGCGTGGCCGTGGTCGCCTCCCAGATGGCGATCACCGCCTCCCCGATCTCCGCGGCGGTGGTGTTCGTCGCCGCCCTGCTGGAACCGCACGGGGTGGGCTACCTGCAGCTGCTCGCGGTGGTGATCCCCGCCACCCTGGCCGCGGTGATCGCCACCAGCTTCCTCGCCGAGCACCTGGGCCCGGAACTGGAGGACGACCCCGAGTACCGGCGCCGGCGCGCCGCCGGCCTGGTCGCCGCCCCGCGGGCGGCGGAGGACTACGTCCCCGCCCCGGGGGCGCGGGCCTCGGTGGGGATCTTCCTCGCCGCGATCGCGGTGGTGATGGTCTACGCCACCGCGATCAGCGAGCAGGTGGGGCTCATCGCCGACCCGGCGCTGCCCCGCAATGAGGCGATCATGGCGATCATGCTGGCCGCCGCGCTGGCCATCACGCTCATCGCCCGGATCCCGGCCGGCGAGATCCCCGGCACCCAGGTCTTCCGCTCCGGGATGAGCGCCTGCGTCTGCGTGATGGGCGTCGCCTGGCTGGGCACCACCCTGGTCAACGCGCATCTGGAGGCGATCACCGCCGGCGCCGGGGACCTGCTGCGCGCCCGGCCCTGGCTGCTCGCGGTGGTGCTCTTCCTCGCCGCGGCGCTGCTGTACTCCCAGGCCGCCACCGCCAAGGCGATGCTGCCCGCCGCCCTGGCGATCGGGGTGTCCCCGGCCACCGCGGTGGCCTCCTTCGCCGCCACCTCGGCGCTGTTCGTGCTGCCGACCTACCCCACCCTGCTCGCCGCGGTGGAGATGGACGACACCGGCTCCACCCGGCTCGGCCACTACGTGGTGGACCACCCCTTCATCATCCCGGGCACCGTGGCGATCGCCCTGGCGGTGGCCGCCGGCTTCGTCCTCGGCGGGCTGATCCTCTAG
- a CDS encoding RecB family exonuclease yields the protein MPETQPPPRTAPAPGTGVRRQPALSPSRANDYRQCPLKYRLRAIDRIPEPKTLAQVKGTLVHAVLEQLHTLERAGRTYPAAVARLKPTWAGMVEEDPELAALVPEESLLDFLVECRGLLKGYFMLENPRGFDAAEVERFVNMRLGDVPARGFIDRVDVAPTGEVRIVDYKTGRKPAPRFRGEALFQMRFYALAWWRLTGRVPDQLRLMYLRVADDLVHVPRARELEAFQAELSRLWGRIRADGEHGDFAPRTSRLCDWCSFHALCPAQGGTPPEYPGWPGDAGGGA from the coding sequence ATGCCCGAAACCCAGCCCCCGCCCCGCACCGCCCCCGCCCCGGGCACCGGGGTGCGCCGGCAGCCGGCGCTGTCGCCCTCCCGCGCCAACGACTACCGGCAGTGCCCGTTGAAGTACCGGCTGCGCGCCATCGACCGGATCCCGGAGCCGAAGACCCTCGCCCAGGTCAAGGGCACCCTGGTGCATGCGGTGCTGGAGCAGCTGCACACCCTGGAGCGGGCGGGGCGCACCTACCCGGCCGCGGTGGCCCGGCTCAAACCCACCTGGGCGGGGATGGTCGAGGAGGATCCGGAGCTGGCCGCCCTGGTGCCCGAGGAGTCGCTGCTGGATTTCCTGGTGGAGTGCCGGGGGCTGCTCAAGGGCTACTTCATGCTGGAGAACCCGCGCGGCTTCGACGCCGCGGAGGTGGAGCGCTTCGTCAACATGCGCCTGGGCGACGTGCCCGCCCGGGGGTTCATCGACCGGGTGGACGTCGCCCCCACCGGGGAGGTGCGGATCGTCGACTACAAGACGGGGCGCAAACCCGCGCCCCGGTTCCGCGGGGAGGCGCTGTTCCAGATGCGCTTCTACGCCCTGGCCTGGTGGCGGCTCACCGGGCGGGTGCCCGATCAGCTGCGCCTGATGTACCTCAGGGTCGCCGATGATCTGGTGCACGTGCCCCGGGCCCGGGAGCTGGAGGCCTTCCAGGCGGAGCTGTCCCGGCTGTGGGGGCGGATCCGCGCCGACGGGGAGCACGGCGACTTCGCCCCGCGCACCTCCCGGCTATGCGACTGGTGCTCCTTCCACGCGCTGTGCCCCGCCCAGGGCGGCACGCCCCCGGAGTACCCGGGCTGGCCGGGCGACGCCGGGGGCGGCGCCTAG
- a CDS encoding tRNA (adenine-N1)-methyltransferase, whose translation MAHSGPFQPGDRVQLSDGKNRRFTITLEPGERFFTHRGAIAHDDLIGAEEGTTVTSEMGTVYLAQRHTLVDYVLSMPRGAAVIYPKDAAQILVEGDVFPGARVLEAGAGSGAMSLYLLRAIGEAGRLFSYEIREDHLAHAERNVTGFLGRHPDNWELRLGDVAEATAADLGGPVDRVLLDMLEPWATLGAVKDLLAPGGVLIGYVATVTQLMKVMEGLRALGCFTEPRAWETMVRDWHVVDLAVRPVHRMQAHTAFLITARRLADGTVAPRPQRRNRR comes from the coding sequence ATGGCGCACAGCGGACCGTTCCAGCCCGGGGATCGGGTGCAGCTCAGCGACGGCAAGAACCGCCGCTTCACGATCACCCTGGAACCGGGGGAGCGGTTCTTCACGCACCGCGGCGCGATCGCGCACGATGACCTGATCGGGGCGGAGGAGGGCACCACGGTGACCTCCGAGATGGGCACCGTCTACCTGGCGCAGCGGCACACCCTGGTCGACTACGTGCTCTCCATGCCGCGGGGGGCGGCGGTGATCTACCCCAAGGACGCCGCCCAGATCCTGGTGGAGGGCGACGTCTTCCCCGGGGCCCGGGTGCTGGAGGCCGGCGCCGGCTCCGGGGCGATGAGCCTGTACCTGCTGCGCGCCATCGGCGAGGCCGGCCGGCTGTTCTCCTACGAGATCCGCGAGGACCACCTGGCCCACGCCGAGCGCAACGTCACCGGCTTCCTGGGCCGGCATCCGGACAACTGGGAGCTGCGCCTGGGCGACGTCGCCGAGGCCACCGCCGCCGATCTCGGCGGGCCCGTGGACCGGGTGCTGCTGGACATGCTGGAGCCCTGGGCGACCCTGGGGGCGGTGAAGGACCTGCTCGCCCCGGGCGGGGTGCTCATCGGCTACGTGGCCACGGTCACCCAGCTGATGAAGGTGATGGAGGGCCTGCGCGCGCTCGGCTGCTTCACCGAGCCGCGGGCCTGGGAGACCATGGTGCGCGACTGGCACGTGGTGGACCTGGCGGTGCGCCCGGTGCACCGGATGCAGGCGCACACCGCCTTCCTGATCACCGCCCGCCGGCTGGCCGACGGCACGGTGGCCCCGCGGCCGCAGCGGCGCAACCGCCGCTGA
- the arc gene encoding proteasome ATPase — protein sequence MTDVADQLRQIRSLEQKNRVLGARNEKLVEALRESRDQLSRLRADVEAMTEPPSTYGVFLRPAGDHAAEVFTGNRRMRLNVLRSLDPAALRHGSLVRISEGALVVEDCGYPDNGELALVRETLPDRRRVLVTDTHGEEFLVALAGDLEPKVGDTVLVDRKSGHAFEVIPKAEVENLVLEEVPDVEYSDIGGLHRQIEQIHDAVEMPFLHPELFEAYDLRPPKGVLLYGPPGNGKTLIAKAVANSLARKIALSRGAGEAEARRATSYFLNVKGPELLNKFVGETERQIRLIFDRARDIAEEGRPVIVFFDEMDSIFRTRGSGVSSDMENTVVPQLLAELDGVEGLDNVIVIGASNREEMIDPAILRPGRLDVKIRIERPDADAARDIFGKYLTPALPYAAEDLAEHGDAAATAAALIDATVARMYATGPENEYVRVSYADGHVDTLHYRDFASGAMIANIVGRAKKLAIKDVIAGAPGAGGIRREHLIAAVVEEYAQNEDLPNTANPDEWARITGRPTGRVVDVAVIAHDDRGQA from the coding sequence ATGACCGACGTCGCCGACCAGCTCCGCCAGATCCGCAGCCTCGAGCAGAAGAACCGGGTGCTCGGCGCCCGCAACGAGAAGCTCGTCGAGGCGCTGCGCGAATCCCGCGACCAGCTCTCCCGGCTGCGCGCCGACGTGGAGGCGATGACCGAACCGCCCTCGACCTACGGGGTGTTCCTGCGCCCGGCCGGCGACCACGCCGCCGAGGTGTTCACCGGCAACCGGCGGATGCGGCTCAACGTGCTGCGCTCCCTCGACCCCGCCGCGCTGCGGCACGGGTCCCTGGTGCGCATCTCCGAGGGCGCCCTGGTGGTGGAGGACTGCGGCTACCCGGACAACGGGGAGCTCGCCCTGGTCCGGGAGACCCTGCCGGACCGGCGCCGGGTGCTGGTCACCGACACCCACGGGGAGGAGTTCCTGGTCGCCCTGGCCGGGGACCTGGAGCCGAAGGTGGGCGACACGGTGCTGGTGGACCGCAAATCCGGCCACGCCTTCGAGGTGATCCCCAAGGCCGAGGTGGAGAACCTCGTGCTGGAGGAGGTGCCCGACGTGGAGTACTCCGACATCGGCGGGCTGCACCGGCAGATCGAGCAGATCCACGACGCGGTGGAGATGCCCTTCCTGCACCCGGAGCTCTTCGAGGCCTACGACCTGCGCCCGCCGAAGGGGGTGCTGCTCTACGGCCCGCCCGGCAACGGCAAAACCCTCATCGCCAAGGCGGTGGCCAACTCCCTGGCCCGCAAGATCGCGCTCTCCCGGGGCGCGGGGGAGGCCGAGGCCCGCCGGGCCACCTCCTACTTCCTCAACGTCAAGGGCCCGGAGCTGCTGAACAAGTTCGTCGGCGAGACCGAACGCCAGATCCGGCTGATCTTCGACCGGGCCCGGGACATCGCCGAGGAGGGCCGGCCGGTGATCGTCTTCTTCGACGAGATGGACTCCATCTTCCGCACCCGCGGCTCCGGGGTGAGCTCCGACATGGAGAACACCGTGGTGCCCCAGCTGCTCGCGGAGCTCGACGGGGTGGAGGGCCTGGACAACGTGATCGTGATCGGCGCCTCCAACCGGGAGGAGATGATCGACCCGGCGATCCTGCGGCCCGGCCGGCTGGACGTGAAGATCCGGATCGAACGGCCCGACGCCGACGCCGCCCGGGACATCTTCGGCAAGTACCTCACCCCGGCGCTGCCCTACGCCGCCGAGGATCTCGCCGAGCACGGCGATGCCGCGGCGACCGCGGCGGCGCTCATCGACGCCACCGTGGCCCGGATGTACGCCACCGGCCCGGAGAACGAGTACGTGCGGGTGTCCTACGCCGACGGGCACGTGGACACCCTGCACTACCGCGACTTCGCCTCCGGGGCGATGATCGCCAACATCGTCGGCCGGGCCAAGAAGCTGGCGATCAAGGACGTCATCGCCGGCGCCCCCGGGGCCGGCGGAATCCGCCGGGAGCACCTCATCGCCGCGGTGGTGGAGGAGTACGCGCAGAACGAGGATCTGCCCAACACCGCCAACCCCGATGAATGGGCCCGGATCACCGGCCGGCCCACCGGCCGGGTGGTGGACGTCGCGGTGATCGCCCACGACGACCGGGGGCAGGCGTGA
- the dop gene encoding depupylase/deamidase Dop produces MGRVLGTEIEYGIAAPDDPEVSPILTSTRAVLAYARAHAPGSGRRARWDHEPESPLRDSRGFDLRRYRQVPVVDPDAVGAANIILDNGARFYVDHAHPEYSAPETLDPLAAVVADRAGDAIMHEAARLASAEEDCPDLRIYRNNVDGKGASYGAHENYRFSRETDFDAVAAGLTPFFVTRQVFCGAGRVGIGVRGERPGFQIAQRADYIETEVSLETTLNRGIINTRDEPHSDPELWRRLHVIIGDANMSETATYLKLGATALVLDAIEAGVDFTDLALRDPVAAVREVSRDLSCTAALQHADHVTRRTAIQIQREYLDRVRGFDAAGEVTARWAEVLDLLERDPMETAGILDWTAKLALLRGLRERGGLGWDHPKLALIDLQYADIDPDRGLYHALLARGRMRRLSTDAQVAEAVTTAPRDTRAYLRGGLLRRFPDDVVAASWDSAIVTVDGDPEGELVKLRLHDVTGLGAAAVADLLEGAPDMAALVSGLAARGLAGLRPR; encoded by the coding sequence ATGGGCCGGGTGCTGGGCACCGAGATCGAGTACGGGATCGCCGCCCCCGACGACCCCGAGGTGAGCCCCATCCTCACCTCCACCCGGGCGGTGCTCGCCTACGCCCGGGCGCACGCCCCCGGCTCCGGACGGCGGGCCCGCTGGGACCATGAGCCGGAGTCGCCGCTGCGCGACTCCCGCGGCTTCGACCTGCGCCGCTACCGGCAGGTGCCGGTGGTGGACCCGGACGCGGTGGGCGCGGCGAACATCATCCTGGACAACGGGGCCCGCTTCTACGTCGACCACGCCCACCCGGAGTACTCCGCCCCGGAGACCCTGGACCCGCTGGCCGCGGTCGTCGCCGACCGGGCCGGGGACGCGATCATGCACGAGGCGGCCCGGCTGGCCTCCGCGGAGGAGGACTGCCCGGATCTGCGGATCTACCGCAACAACGTCGACGGCAAGGGCGCCTCCTACGGGGCGCACGAGAACTACCGCTTCTCCCGGGAGACGGACTTCGATGCGGTGGCGGCGGGGCTGACCCCCTTCTTCGTCACCCGGCAGGTGTTCTGCGGCGCCGGCCGGGTCGGCATCGGGGTGCGCGGGGAGCGCCCCGGCTTCCAGATCGCCCAGCGCGCCGACTACATCGAGACCGAGGTCAGCCTGGAGACCACGCTCAACCGCGGGATCATCAACACCCGGGATGAGCCGCACTCCGACCCGGAGCTGTGGCGCCGGCTGCACGTCATCATCGGCGACGCGAACATGAGCGAGACCGCCACCTACCTCAAGCTCGGCGCCACCGCCCTGGTGCTCGACGCGATCGAGGCGGGGGTGGACTTCACCGACCTGGCGCTGCGCGACCCGGTCGCCGCGGTGCGCGAGGTCTCCCGGGACCTCTCCTGCACCGCGGCGCTGCAGCACGCCGACCACGTCACCCGGCGCACCGCGATCCAGATCCAGCGCGAGTACCTCGACCGGGTGCGCGGCTTCGACGCCGCCGGCGAGGTCACCGCCCGCTGGGCGGAGGTGCTCGACCTGCTGGAGCGGGATCCGATGGAGACCGCCGGGATCCTGGACTGGACCGCGAAGCTGGCGCTGCTGCGGGGCCTGCGCGAGCGCGGCGGGCTGGGCTGGGATCACCCCAAGCTGGCGCTCATCGACCTGCAGTACGCCGACATCGACCCGGACCGGGGGCTCTACCACGCGCTCCTCGCCCGGGGCCGGATGCGCCGGCTGAGCACCGACGCCCAGGTCGCCGAGGCGGTGACCACCGCGCCCCGGGACACCCGCGCCTACCTGCGCGGCGGGCTGTTGCGCCGCTTCCCCGACGACGTGGTCGCGGCCAGCTGGGACTCCGCCATCGTCACCGTGGACGGCGACCCGGAGGGGGAGCTGGTGAAGCTCCGGCTGCACGACGTCACCGGGCTGGGCGCCGCCGCGGTGGCGGATCTGCTGGAGGGCGCCCCGGACATGGCGGCCCTGGTGTCCGGGTTGGCCGCCCGCGGCCTGGCCGGGCTAAGGCCGCGCTAA
- a CDS encoding ubiquitin-like protein Pup, whose product MADITGAQVHGGGSGGPEEEPGEIGSGAAGQAQVHAQAADDLLDEIDGLLEANAEEFVRSYVQKGGE is encoded by the coding sequence ATGGCGGACATCACCGGTGCGCAGGTGCACGGCGGCGGCTCGGGCGGGCCGGAGGAGGAGCCCGGGGAGATCGGCTCCGGGGCGGCCGGGCAGGCCCAGGTGCACGCCCAGGCCGCCGATGATCTGCTCGACGAGATCGACGGGCTGCTGGAGGCCAATGCGGAGGAGTTCGTCCGCTCCTACGTGCAGAAGGGCGGCGAGTAG
- the pafA gene encoding Pup--protein ligase, which translates to MAGVALTRRVTGIETEYGIACTLDGATRLGPEETARYMFRPVISDYGATNIFTANAGRLYLDVGSHPEFATAECDGLGQLIAQDRAGERLLDELAARAEAQLAEEGIGGRVFLFRNNVDSAGNSYGCHENYLVGRSMSLKALSRLLLPFLVTRQLICGAGLIARPYPGSPHEQEAEQYCFSQRADHVWEGVSSATTRSRPIINTRDEPHADSTRYRRLHVIVGDSNMSETTTALKVASTQLVLEMIEAGRDLPDLEVANEIKAIREVSRDLGGRAPVALRAGGEMPALEIQRIYLDAARSWLAERPEEGAGTPNAELAPLLELWGRVLDAVESGDHSAIAGDIDWAIKLSLLDRYRERGLELTDPRLAQVDLAYHDTRPGRGVFRLLEARGAVSRMVDDAAVTRAMTRAPETTRAHLRGRFLAATRAAGVPTVVDWTHLKIPGDDPVTVVLDDPLAAVDERVDALLATLPEPAPGAPA; encoded by the coding sequence GTGGCCGGGGTCGCGCTGACCCGCCGGGTCACCGGGATCGAGACCGAGTACGGCATCGCCTGCACCCTCGACGGGGCCACCCGGCTGGGCCCGGAGGAGACAGCGCGGTACATGTTCCGCCCGGTGATCTCCGACTACGGCGCGACGAACATCTTCACCGCCAACGCCGGCCGGCTCTACCTCGACGTCGGCTCGCACCCCGAGTTCGCCACCGCGGAATGCGATGGCCTGGGCCAGCTCATCGCCCAGGACCGGGCCGGGGAGCGGCTCCTCGACGAGCTCGCCGCGCGGGCCGAGGCCCAGCTCGCCGAGGAGGGCATCGGCGGCCGGGTGTTCCTCTTCCGCAACAACGTCGACTCCGCCGGCAACTCCTACGGCTGCCACGAGAACTACCTGGTGGGCCGGTCGATGAGCCTGAAGGCGCTGTCCCGGCTGCTGCTGCCCTTCCTGGTCACCCGGCAGCTGATCTGCGGCGCCGGGCTCATCGCCCGGCCCTACCCGGGCAGCCCGCATGAGCAGGAGGCGGAGCAGTACTGCTTCTCCCAGCGCGCCGACCACGTGTGGGAGGGCGTGTCCAGCGCCACCACCCGATCCCGGCCGATCATCAACACCCGGGACGAGCCGCATGCGGACTCCACCCGCTACCGGCGGCTGCACGTCATCGTCGGCGACTCCAACATGAGCGAGACCACCACCGCGCTGAAGGTGGCCAGCACCCAACTGGTGCTGGAGATGATCGAGGCCGGCCGGGACCTCCCGGATCTCGAGGTCGCCAACGAGATCAAGGCGATCCGGGAGGTCAGCCGGGATCTCGGCGGCCGGGCCCCGGTGGCGCTGCGCGCCGGCGGGGAGATGCCCGCGCTGGAGATCCAGCGGATCTACCTCGACGCCGCCCGCTCCTGGCTGGCGGAGCGCCCGGAGGAGGGCGCGGGCACGCCCAATGCGGAGCTGGCCCCGCTGCTGGAGCTGTGGGGCCGGGTGCTCGACGCGGTGGAGTCCGGGGATCATTCGGCGATCGCCGGCGACATCGACTGGGCGATCAAGCTCAGCCTCCTCGACCGGTACCGGGAGCGCGGCCTGGAGCTCACCGACCCGCGGCTGGCGCAGGTGGACCTCGCCTACCACGACACCCGGCCGGGCCGGGGCGTGTTCCGGCTGCTGGAGGCCCGGGGGGCGGTGAGCCGGATGGTCGACGACGCCGCGGTGACCCGGGCGATGACCCGCGCCCCGGAGACCACCCGGGCGCATCTGCGGGGCCGCTTCCTCGCCGCCACCCGCGCCGCCGGGGTGCCCACCGTGGTGGACTGGACGCATCTGAAGATCCCCGGCGACGACCCCGTCACCGTGGTGCTCGACGATCCGCTGGCCGCCGTCGACGAGCGGGTCGACGCGCTGCTGGCCACCCTGCCCGAGCCCGCCCCGGGGGCGCCGGCGTGA